Below is a genomic region from Cellulomonas sp. P24.
TCGTCGCTGCGCTCGAGCCGGTGCGCGCGGCCGGGATGCCGGATGCGCGCGAGCTCCTCCTCGCCGGGACGGTTGCGGCGGAGGACGCCGTGCGTGCCCTCGACCGCGGTGTCGCGTCGGCGTCGGGGCGTGAGCGTCGGGCCGCGACGGGGCTGGACGGTTTCGACCCGCAGGCCCACGACCGCGCGGTGCGGCGTTTCGCGGAGGCGTCCGACGCGGTGCGCGAGCACCTGCGCAGCGCGATCCCCGCCGAGGTGCTGGCCGCGCGCCGTGCTCCGGACCGCGCCGCCGCCGAGGAACAGGACCGCCGCGACGACCAGGAGCTCGGCGCGTTGCAGCGGGAGCTCGCCCGGCAGCGCGGGGGCAAGGGCGTGCGCGCCCTGATGACCGCCTACGGCGACCTCATCACCCGGGTGACGCCGTGCGTGCTCGTGAGCCCCGACTCGCTCGCGAGGTTCTTCCCCGTGCGGGCCGGGATGTTCGACCTCGTCGTGTTCGACGAGGCGTCGCAGATCCGGGTCGCCGACGCCGTCGGGGCGATGGGCCGGTCCCGCGCGGTGGTCGTGGTGGGCGACAGCAAGCAGCTGCCGCCGACGTCGTTCGCCGAGGCGACCGGGGACGCGTCGGGCGACGACCTCGACGCGGACGGCGTCGAGGTGGCCCGACCGGACGCCGGTGCCGCAGGTGCGGTGCAGGACGAGGAGAGCATCCTGTCGGAGTGCGTCCAGGCGCGCGTCCCGCGGCTGTGGCTGTCGTGGCACTACCGCAGCCAGGACGAGTCGCTCATCGCGTTCAGCAACCAGCACTACTACGACGGCCGGCTCTCCACCTTCCCGGCGCCGTCGGTGCCCGGTCGGCCAGGGCACGGCGTCCGGCTCGAGCGCGTCGACGGCCACTTCCACCGAGCCGTCCCCCCCCGGACCGCGGTCGCTGAGGTCCGGGACCCGCGACGCCGGCCCGTTGCGTACCAACCCCGTCGAGGCCGAGGCCGTCGTGCGCGACGTGCTGCGCCGGTTCGGTGCGTCGGAGCACACCGTGCCGAGCCTGGGGGTCGTGACGCTCAACGCCCCCCAGCGCACCCTCGTCGAGCAGCTGCTGCGCGACTCCGGCGACGACCGCGTCCTGCAGGCACTCGACGGGGGCGTCGACGGTGACGGGCTGTTCGTCAAGAACCTCGAGAACGTCCAGGGGGACGAGCGCGACACGATCCTGCTCTCGACCGCGTTCTCGGCCGACGGGTCCGGGCGCTTGCCGCTCAACTTCGGTCCGCTCAACCGTGAGGGCGGGGAACGGCGGCTCAACGTGGCCGTGACGCGGGCCCGGCGCGAGGTCGTCGTGTTCTCGTCGTTCGACCCGGCGGACCTCCGCGCCGACGAGACCACGAGCGTCGGTGTCAAGCACCTGCGCGACTACCTCGACCTCGCGGCCGCCGGTTCCGCGCCGCACGTCGGCGCAGCGGGGACCGCCAGGGTCGGTTCCGCACCGGGCGGTGGTCCGGCCACCGCGACGCGTACCGGCGCGGGAGCCACCGCGGCGAGCCGGCGCCTGGCCACCGCCGTCGACCGGCACCGCGAGCAGATCGCCGACGGGTTGCGGACCCGTGGCCTGAGCGTGCGGACCGACGTCGGGCTCTCGGAGTTCCGGATCGACCTCGTCGTGTCGTTCCCCGACGAGCCGTCGCGTTCGATCCTGGCCGTGCTGCTCGACGGACCCGCGTGGGCGGCGCGCCGCACGGTCGCGGATCGCGACGGGCTCCCGGTCGAGGTGCTCGTCCGCTCCCTGAGGTGGCCCGCCGTCGAGCGCGTCTGGCTCCCGGAGTGGTTGAGCTCGCCCGGGGTGGTGCTCGACCGCCTCGACGAGGTGGCGCGTCTGATCCGGTCCGGTCACTCGTCCGGCCCAGCACGTCCGAGGGTGAAACGTCCGGATGGGGAGGATTTCGCCCGGTCGGACCAGGGGTTTTCGGGCAGTCGACCGTCATGATGGACGGGTGACAGGCGAGAGGGGCGGCAGACCGTCATGGTCGCGGACCCTTGCGCCCGGTGATCGCGCCGCACCGCTGTCGAGCGTCGTCCCGGCTCGCGCGCTCGGATTCAT
It encodes:
- a CDS encoding AAA domain-containing protein produces the protein MLRRFGASEHTVPSLGVVTLNAPQRTLVEQLLRDSGDDRVLQALDGGVDGDGLFVKNLENVQGDERDTILLSTAFSADGSGRLPLNFGPLNREGGERRLNVAVTRARREVVVFSSFDPADLRADETTSVGVKHLRDYLDLAAAGSAPHVGAAGTARVGSAPGGGPATATRTGAGATAASRRLATAVDRHREQIADGLRTRGLSVRTDVGLSEFRIDLVVSFPDEPSRSILAVLLDGPAWAARRTVADRDGLPVEVLVRSLRWPAVERVWLPEWLSSPGVVLDRLDEVARLIRSGHSSGPARPRVKRPDGEDFARSDQGFSGSRPS